The DNA sequence AGCTGAAGATGTTGAAGTAGGTTCTACAATTTTACTTGATGATGGTTTAATCGAATTAACTGTTCAATCATTAGATGTAGAAAAAGGCGAAGTTTACTGTTCAGTAAACAATACTGGAGAACTTAAAAACAAAAAAGGTGTAAACTTACCAGGTGTTAAAGTTAATTTACCAGGTATCACAGATAAAGATGCTAGTGACATTCGTTTCGGTATTGAACAAGGTGTAGACTTTATTGCTGCAAGTTTTGTTAGAAGACCTTCAGATGTGTTAGATATTCGTTCTATTTTAGAAGAAAGCAATACAACCACTATTAAAATTATTCCTAAAATTGAAAATGAAGAAGGTATTGAAAACATTGATGAAATTCTTCAAGTTTCAGACGGTTTAATGGTAGCTCGTGGTGATATGGGTGTTGAAATATTACCAGAAGCAGTGCCAATGGTTCAAAAACAATTAATTCAAAAATGTAATAAATTAGGTAAACCTGTTATTACTGCAACTCAAATGTTAGATTCTATGCAAAGAAATCCACGTTGTACAAGAGCAGAAGCTAGTGACGTAGCGAACGCTATTTATGATGGAACTGATGCAGTTATGCTTTCTGGTGAAACTGCAGCTGGATTATATCCTGAAGAAGCTGTACGTACAATGCAAAACATCGCAGTTGCTGCTGAAAATGCACAAGATTACAAAAAATTATTATCAGATCGCTCTAAAATGATAGAAACAAATTTAGTTAATGCTATTGGTGTATCAGTTGCACATACTGCATTAAACTTAAATGTAGAATCTATCGTTGCTGCTACTGAAAGTGGTGCAACAGCTCAAACAATTTCAAAATACAGACCACATTCACATATTATTGCTGTAACACCTAACGAAACTACAGCACGTCATATGGCGCTTGTATGGGGCGTATTACCTGTTGTTAGAAAAGGTAAACAAACAACAGACGAATTATTAAATAATGCTGTTTCAACAGCTGTTAATACTGGATTAGTAGATAATGGAGATTTAATCATCATTACTGCTGGTGTTCCAACTGGTGAAACGGGTACAACTAACCTTATGAAAATTCACTTAATTGGTGATGAGTTAGCTAAAGGACAAGGTATTGGAAATAATTCTTCAGTAGGTAAAGCAGTTGTCGTTAACAATGCTGACGATTTAAAAGGCAAAGATTTAA is a window from the Mammaliicoccus sp. Marseille-Q6498 genome containing:
- the pyk gene encoding pyruvate kinase; the encoded protein is MRKTKIVCTIGPASESEEMLEKLMLAGMNVARLNFSHGDHEEHQGRIDTIRKVSKRLNKNIGILLDTKGPEIRTHNMKNGLIELTKGSHVTVKTTEIEGTPEAFSVTYEKLAEDVEVGSTILLDDGLIELTVQSLDVEKGEVYCSVNNTGELKNKKGVNLPGVKVNLPGITDKDASDIRFGIEQGVDFIAASFVRRPSDVLDIRSILEESNTTTIKIIPKIENEEGIENIDEILQVSDGLMVARGDMGVEILPEAVPMVQKQLIQKCNKLGKPVITATQMLDSMQRNPRCTRAEASDVANAIYDGTDAVMLSGETAAGLYPEEAVRTMQNIAVAAENAQDYKKLLSDRSKMIETNLVNAIGVSVAHTALNLNVESIVAATESGATAQTISKYRPHSHIIAVTPNETTARHMALVWGVLPVVRKGKQTTDELLNNAVSTAVNTGLVDNGDLIIITAGVPTGETGTTNLMKIHLIGDELAKGQGIGNNSSVGKAVVVNNADDLKGKDLSEAIVVTQSTDADMVPYLEKAKGLVTEEGGLTSHAAVVGLNLGLATIVGVEDARQKIVNGTLITLDPKQHKIYEGYANVL